One region of Gossypium raimondii isolate GPD5lz chromosome 6, ASM2569854v1, whole genome shotgun sequence genomic DNA includes:
- the LOC105773161 gene encoding cysteine proteinase inhibitor 1: MQQNSCFLILPLSILLLSLTFSDARKDALAGGWTPIKDIKDPHVMEIAKFAVDEYNKQSKVSLKLDEVVKGETQVVSGINYKLVLKAKDGSAVNTYEAVVWEKAWLHFRNLTSFTLVMD; this comes from the coding sequence ATGCAGCAAAATTCTTGCTTCTTGATCCTCCCGCTGTCCATCCTTCTCCTTTCCCTCACTTTCTCCGATGCTAGAAAGGATGCTCTCGCCGGAGGATGGACGCCAATCAAGGACATCAAGGACCCACACGTGATGGAGATAGCGAAATTCGCTGTCGACGAGTATAACAAGCAGTCAAAGGTGAGTTTAAAGTTGGATGAGGTGGTGAAAGGCGAGACTCAAGTAGTCTCCGGGATCAATTATAAGCTAGTTTTGAAGGCGAAGGACGGAAGCGCTGTTAATACGTATGAGGCTGTGGTGTGGGAGAAGGCGTGGCTGCATTTTAGAAATCTTACCTCCTTTACCCTCGTCATGgattag
- the LOC105773162 gene encoding protein PSK SIMULATOR 1-like, whose product MQQLMSYVQYTAELYHELHALDRFEKDYRRKLQEEDNSTAVQRGDSLLDCDKIFVPIHKDIHCCLRNTCPILSWIFPCSCRNTCPIFV is encoded by the exons ATGCAACAATTGATGTCTTATGTTCAGTATACAGCT GAATTATACCATGAGTTGCATGCCTTGGACAgatttgaaaaagattatcgACGGAAGCTTCAGGAAGAGGATAATTCAACTGCTGTTCAAAGAG GAGACAGCCTATTGGACTGTGATAAA ATATTTGTCCCCATACACAAAGACATACATTGCTGTTTAAGGAACACATGCCCTATACTGAGTTGGATTTTTCCATGCTCATGTAGGAACACATGCCCTATTTTCGTTTAA